A portion of the Vicia villosa cultivar HV-30 ecotype Madison, WI unplaced genomic scaffold, Vvil1.0 ctg.000320F_1_1, whole genome shotgun sequence genome contains these proteins:
- the LOC131626754 gene encoding DNA repair protein RAD51 homolog 2-like: MANKLINQMSLPKSIANIFTARNIITAKDALSLTEFELMELLDVGMAEVASAMAHISEVVCPPCQTALLLMEQRVRNENMAGHLPTRLKGLDEALCGGIPFGVLTELVGPPGIGKTQFCLKLSLLASLPANFGGLDGRVIYIDVESKFSSKRLIEIGTKSFPEIFHKKGMAQEMAGRILILRPTSLSEFAESLHRIKVSLLQQQVKLLIIDSMAALVLGEHDCGASRQQAMGWHVSFIKSLAEFSRIPIVLTNQVRSQMGDESLMYSFQAQSRPTKEDVPDTFDSHLVAALGINWAHAVTIRLVLESKSGQRFIKLAKSPISPPLAFPFNITSSGIVLLDDNGIEMKGPEINNIHCQGPNALLNF, translated from the exons ATGGCAAACAAGCTCATCAACCAGATGAGTTTACCTAAATCCATCGCTAATATCTTCACTGCTCGCAACATCATCACCGCCAAG GATGCATTATCTCTCActgaatttgaattgatggagttGTTGGATGTTGGGATggcagaagttgcatctgcaatGGCGCACATTAGCGAAGTGGTGTGTCCACCTTGTCAAACT GCGTTACTTCTGATGGAACAACGAGTACGAAATGAAAACATGGCTGGTCATCTTCCCACTCGTTTGAAAGGATTGGATGAAGCTTTATGCGGCGGTATACCATTTGGTGTTTTGACAGAATTGGTTGGTCCACCAGGAATTGGTAAAACACAG TTTTGCTTGAAGCTCTCATTGTTGGCTTCGTTGCCGGCAAATTTTGGAGGCTTGGATGGCCGGGTGATATATATTGACGTTGAATCTAAATTTAGTTCAAAAAG ATTGATAGAGATTGGAACAAAGAGTTTTCCTGAAATATTTCACAAGAAGGGAATGGCACAGGAG ATGGCCGGCAGAATCCTGATCTTACGTCCTACATCACTTTCTGAATTTGCTGAGAG TTTGCACCGGATCAAAGTATCACTCCTCCAGCAACAAGTGAAGTTGCTCATCATTGATAGCATGGCTGCTCTTGTTTTAGG TGAACATGATTGTGGGGCTTCTAGGCAACAAGCAATGGGTTGGCACGTCTCCTTTATCAA GTCCCTCGCGGAATTCTCACGAATTCCAATTGTATTGACAAATCAAGTGAGGTCTCAAATGGGTGATGAATCTCTCATGTATTCCTTTCAAG CTCAAAGCCGCCCTACAAAAGAAGACGTTCCTGATACATTTGACTCTCATCTTGTTGCTGCTTTGGGAATTAATTGGGCTCATGCCGTGACCATCCGTCTTGTACTTGAATCCAAATCAG GTCAAAGGTTTATTAAGCTGGCGAAGTCTCCAATTTCACCACCTTTGGCTTTCCCTTTTAACATTACTTCATCAGGGATTGTTTTGCTTGATGATAATGGGATAGAGATGAAAGGGCCAGAAATAAACAATATACACTGCCAAG GCCCAAATGCTTTGTTAAATTTTTAA